cttagaaccgggacttcaacgacgttttgaacgtcatgaagcatatgagatgttccaggagttgatgttaatatttcaagcaaatgcccggattgagagatatgaagtctccaataagttctatagctacaagacggaggagaatagttttgtcagtgagcatatactcaaaatgtctgggtatcataatcacttgactcaactggaagttaatcttcctgttgatagtgtcattgacaaagttcttcaatcactgccaccaagctacaaaatctttgtgatgaactataatatgcaagggatgaataagacaattctcgagctcttcgcaatgctaaaggctgcggaggtagaaataaaaaaggagcatcaagtgttgatggtcaataagaccgccagtttcaagaaaaagggcaaagggaagaagaaggggaacttcaagaagaacagcaaacaagttgctgctcaggaaaagaaacccaagtctggacctaagcctgagactgagtgcttctactgcaaacagactggtcactggaagtggaactgccccaagtatttggcggataagaaggatgacaaggtgaacaaaggtatatgtgatatacatgttattgatgtgtaccttactagagctcgcagtagcacctgggtatttgatactggttctgttgctaatatttgcaactcgaaacaggcactacggattaagcgaacactggctaaggacgaggtgacgatgcgtgtgggaaatggttccaaagtcgatgtgatagccgtcggcacgctacctctacatctaccttcaggattaattatagacctaaataattgttatttggtgccagcgttgagcatgaacattatatctggatcttgtttaatgcgagacggttattcatttaaatctgagaataatggttgttctatttatatgagtaatatcttttatggtcatgcacccttaaagagtggtctatttttgatgaatctcgatagtagtgatacacatattcataatgttgaagccaaaagatgcagagttgataatggtagtgcaacttatttgtggcactgccgtttgggtcatattagtataaagcgcatgaagaaactccatactgatggacttttgggatcacttgattatgaatcacttggtacttgcgaaccatgcctcatgggcaggatgactaaaacaTCGTTCTCTGGAACTAGGAGCGAGcagctgatttgttggagatcatacatactgatgtatgtggtccaatgaatgttgaggctcacggcgggtatcattattttctcatcttcatagatgatttaagcagatatgagtatatctacttaatgaaacataagtctgaaacatttgaaaatttcaaagaatttcagagtgaagttaaaaatcatcgtaacaagaaaacaaagtttctaaGATCTAatcgtggaagagaatatttgagttacaagtttggtctacatttaaaacaatgcggaatagtttcgcaactcacgccacctggaacaccacatcgtaatggtgtgtccgaacgtcataatcgtactttactagatatggtgtggtctataatgtctcttaatgatttaccgctatcattttggggttatgctttagagacggccgcattcacgttaaatagggcaccatcaaaggccgttgagacgacaccttatgaactatggtttggcaaaaaaccaaagttgtcgtttcttaaagtttggagctgcgatgcttatgtgaaaaagcttcaacctgataatctcgaacccaaattggagaaatgtgtattcataggatacccaaaggaaactgttgggtacaccttctatcacagatccgagggtaagacattcgttgctaagaatggatcctttctagagaaggagtttctctcgaaacaagtgagtgggaggaaagtagaacttgatgaggtaacagtacctgctcccttattggaaaatagttcatcacagaaaccggttcctgtgacgtctacaccaattagtgaggaagttaatgatgatgatcatgaaacttcagatcaagttgttagtgaacctcgtaggtcaaccagagtaagaaccgcactagagtggtacgataatcctgttttggaggttatgttgctagaccatgacgaacctacgaactatgaagaagcgatggtgagcccagattccgcaaaatggcttgaagccatgaaatctgagatgggatccatgtatgagaccaaagtgtggactttggttgacttgcctgatgatcggcaagccatcgagaataaatggatcttcaagaagaagactgacgctgatggtaatgttactgtctataaagctcgacttgttgcaaaaggtttttgacaagttcaagggattgactacgatgagaccttctcacccgtagcgatgggcCTTAATGGGTTttggtggaaaggaggggaaagaagaaagggagggggcgtgcccccccaagcccaatccgaattgggagggccccccctttccttcctccctccttcctcttccttccctctctctctctccaaataggaaaaggaggagtcctactcccggtgggagtaggactccccccttgggcgtgcctcctccccctgtccggccctctcctcccctcctttatatacggaggagaggggcaccccatagacacaacaattgatctcttggatcttttagccgtgtgcggtgcccctctccaccatagtcgacctcgataatatcgtagcggtgcttaggcaaagccctgcgacggtagaacatcaacaccatcaccacgccgtcgtgctgatggaactctccctcaaagcttggctggatcgaagttcgagggacgtcatcgagttgaacgtgtgcagaactcggaggtgccgtgcgttcgatacttgatcggtcggatcgtgaagacgtacgactacatcaaccacgttgtgctaacgcttccgctttcggtctacgagggtacgtggacacactcttccctctcgttgctatgcatcaccatgattttgcgtgtgcgtaggatttttttgaaattactatgtttcccaacatgtCCACGGTACAATTTTCGCAAGGGACCGATGTATTTCGTTGGAACCTACACGCGAGTGGTAATTTCTCGCTGGAGTTCATGTATAGAGTGTTGATCCAACTAGATGTGTGAACTGATAATAATAAAATGATTTAGAAAATGAAGACACCACTCAAGAATAAAATCTTTACCTGATATCTTCGTCGAGGAGTCATTTTTATCAAAGATAACCTTAGTAAAAGGAATTAGCATGGAAGCGTGTAATGTGTTTTTTGTCACCATGATGAGACCATAAAACACTCGTTCTTCCAATGCAAATTGGCTCATTCTATATATATGGTTAGTCATCcaaatagcttctggcttgtatcctTCATATAGTGTGTTGCTAATATTTTTGACAACTTGTTACATGGGATCAATAGCAAGTTTGGATTTCTTCTTAGAATGAGAGCGCTTCCTGTGATTTGGTCGCTCTAGAAATGATAAGTTTTTTAATGATAAACGTTCTCTTCTGCAGGTTATATACAGATGTACACGTTTCATTTACAAAAGTGTGTACACGCTTGGAGGCCACGGCGAAGGATATTTTTATCACACATGGATGGCAACCTGATCTTCGGATTGGCCCTCCTACATCTTAGGCGTTATACAttcttcacatgattacttgtattccgccttttttgacttttttttaaaCTTGGATTTAGTTATGGCTGTGTGCATCCCAGTTACGCAGAGCTCGGCGTaatgcttaaatcttttaagtaataaaggGTCTTTTATTAAAAAAATCATTGGTCTAGAAGCACATGCATGTCCTAtataccaggacggaggtagtattagaAAAGCTTTCATTATGTGTTTGTGGGAGAGAAAAATACAAGTAAATATTGGTTTGGTGCTAAGAACTATATCTAAATTAAGATAAGATatatttctttttattaattagggTGTCACATTACCCTTAGTGAAGTGTATATGCCGTTTTTGGGTTATATTCTCAAGTTATCATGGTGATAGGACATTGACGAAACGAATTTGGTGCAGAATATAGCCATGAAGCCATTTTTTATTGAACAACAAACAGACAGTATAGCGACAACTTAAAAAAGAAAGGGGAAATAACATCCAGCCTGAGCGTGTCCTCCCGAACTCTTGAAAGGAGTTTGTATCTACAAGGTCCTACGAAATAATTTTTCCATTCTAGAAAAAATAAGCTTATTGTAAGTCAGACTTGTTTAAGTTTGACCAATTTTATAAATTATTACTCGTATGTATAATACCAAATACACATGCTATGAGAGTATATATTTTATAAAAAATCTCATGAGACTAACCAGTAGTACGGGTATTTGGTATTCTAGGTCTTAGCACATAGGAGTAGTACATAGTAGTATGTGTATTTGGTATTGTATAAATCTCATGTTTGTTTCCCGTGTAGTATATGTTATACTAATATTTATATACTTCTTTTGATAACATGTTTTTTTATAAACTTAATCAAACTTAAATAAACTTGACCTAGGAGAAAATTATTATTTTGGAACGAAGGAAGGACTAGTATACTTTGATAATTGGCACCTTGCAGTTCAGATATTTAGCAAGAAAGGCCGCATACGACTCGACACGATACGGTTACCAGCGAGCCCAATACAATACGGGCGCAGGCGACGGGGGAGCTCAGCTCACACAGCTTCTGCTGTCTGCCATGGCGCTCCCACTCTGTCACATGCCAATCTGATCCACACACACGTCACACGTGACACGCTACACGGGAACGCACACCCCCTAGCTACTTCCTGGTGGTTCCGGCAAAGAACGCGAGGGCACCGACGAGCGGCGCATTGATGTAGGTGGCGGGCTCGGACTGCGCGTAGTTGCCGCGATCGTCGTCGAAGCCGTCCCTCGAGTCCGGCCCGCCCACCACGGCGCCGACGAGCACGTTCGGGTTCGCCCCGCCGGCGTGGAGGTACTGGAACCCGGCGTCGCAGCCGATTCGGCCCGGGTGCGCGCGCACCGACGGCATGGATGCGCCCCGGTGGTGCGCGCGCTCCGGGTACCGCGCCCCGAACCCGACCATGTACGACCTCCCCGCCGGGTTCTTCCCCAGGATGTAGTCCACCTGCCGCTTCGCCAGCGCCACCAGGTCGGCCGGCGACACGACGCCGCCGCCGCAGGACACGGTGGCGCCGCTGGACTTGAGGTACTTGGAGTAGGCGAGCAGCAGGAACGTCGCCGTCGTCACGTACTGCATGTTGCTCTCGCCCTCCTTGTAGATGAGCCCTCCCGGCGTGTACTGGCCGGCCTGGAAGCCGCTCGTCCCGGGGACGAGCGAGCAGATGTAGCTGTCGGAGTGAGCCTTGTAGAGCTGCAGCCCCTGCAGCTTGCGCCGCAGGAACCCCCTGGAGAGCAGCACCTTGGTGCCGACCCTCTTGTCGTCCCAGCTGAAGGAGTAGTCGTCGTCGCCGGCGCCCAGCTGCATGCCGTACGCCTCCACGTACGTCATGTACGACGCGTTGTTGGACGCGCGGTGCAGCCACGACGCCGCCCACAGGAGCTCGTCGTGGTAGCCCGAGTAGGAGCAGTAGAACGGGCAGACCTCGGAGCTGAGGGAGTCGCTGTAGGAGCCGCGGTGCCGGTCGGCGAAGTCGAACACCTCCATGGCGGCGTCGAGTAGGCGGGAGGCGTAGGCCGGGTCGGAGCGGCGGAACGCGATCGAGGACGCCGCCAGCGCCGCGGCCGTTTCGCCGGCGACGTCGGAGCCCGGTTTGTTGGCGTCGACGCGGTAGACGCTCCGGGGCGTGTCCATGTCCTCGGGCCGCTCCCAGCACGCGTGGTCGCGCCCCGGCTCGCGGACCTGGACGTAGAGCACGCCGGGGGTGGCGGTGGCGGCCTTGAGGAGGTAGTCGGCGCCCCAGCGCACGGCGGCCCTGGCGTGGGGCAGCTCGGCGCCCATGAACTTGCCGAAGTCGGCGACGCTCCAGGCCAGCATCGTCGTGGAGAAGGCCATCGGCAGCCCGAACTTGAGGTTGTCGCCCGCGTCGTAGTAGCCGCCGACCAGATCGACCTGAAAACACACACGGCGAGGTCAATGCCGGACCCGGACCCGGTGACTCACACACACGAAGAACCGAGCGAGAAAAGGCGTACATTGTACTGCGCGCCGTCGGTGAGGCCAGAGTCGGCGCGCCACGGCATGCGGTTGCCGGGGGGCAGCTTGCCGGAGCGCTGGCCCTCGAAGAAGATGATGGACTTGGCGAGCGCGTCTGCGTAGTTGAACGCCGCTGCCATGCCCGGAGCGAACAGCAGCAGGTGGAGCACCGCCACAGTGGCGACCAGGCTGCCTCTGCTCGGGTCCATTGCTCTCTCAGCTCGGTGCAGGGACAGGGCAGCTAGAGTTTGTGGGGCTACTGCTGTGCTGCTTGCTTGGTGCGACCAGATGAGAGACCGGTCCTATATATAGATAAGATGTGGCGGTTAAGTTAGTTTGCAGTTGtagtactactccctccggtcctttttactatgCACATTGGATTTgctgaaagtcaaactttgctaagtttaattaaatttatattaaaaattattagcatctaaaatatctaataaatataatataaaaatatatttcaagatgaatctaatgatattggtgttgttatgtgaatgtctataattttttatacaaACTTAGTTAAAGTTGGATGAGATAGACTTCGaaaaaacctaatatgcagagtaaaaaggaccgaaaGGAGCACGTATCGATTTGCTGCGAGAAATGGGGAGGTTGGGGCCGGAGACAAGGCAAGCAggagttcagaaagaaaagccaaacgaaaTTAAGCAGTACTCCTCCAGTGATCAAGCTTTGACTATATATAGGGAGTAGTATAGCTTGCTTGCCCCTCTGCCTTCAGGCTCTGAGTTCGGTGCATTATTTTCACCAATCTTGCTTAATTAAAGAGAATTCAAAAATTGATTTTCACTCCTTCTTTATGAGCAAATTCGGAGATAAGGTGGTTCGTTTCTTGGGAGCAAAATCAGCCGGCAGTTTTCCGGAGTAAAACACCGGCCTTTCTGTTGTTTTTGTTCCCTGATTCTTAATTCAGCTGGTCTGCGTGCCGCGACGACATGATCAACAGTCTccttttttttgtttccttttcttttgggaTTGACCGGAGTCTCGCCATGGAAAGCTGAGGCACATAGCCACCGGCCATTGCGCATCAAAAGCGACCGTGCGTAGTACATCGTGATGCTTCTCGCAGGATACGGCGGATGGCCGGCCAGTCTTTGGGGTACGTAGCTTGCTAGGGCATCGGCGGCCGGTCACTTTTCTCGGAGCAAAGCAAAAGCACGCGGCTGCCTGGTCTCCGGCTTCCCCGTTCCACGGCCCATCGGTTGGCGGTTACAGTCTCCtttctttctttgtttctttctttctttcttctcagCGTGAATGCTTTGCTTAGCCTACGGCCGGCTCGGCATGGACCCATCTCTCTTGCCATGAGTGCATCAGATAATTACATGCAGGGTAGAGCCGAGAAGGCATGATCACTGTTAGTGGCAGGCTTGCAATGCGGTCACACCACAACATGGATCATTCATGTGGGATGGGCCTGAGTACGCCGCCTAATGATGCCTCCCAATTCGCAAGCATGTCTCCAACTTGCTTTTTGCACTTGActattgtcgggtggtaggtgcgacatatgccaacgggtggcttatcattgtgggagccagtaagacatcgccggtacctggaaacgggataaggcgaagacatgcacgccggcggatcttacccagcttcgaggctctccgtggagataacactcctactgctgctctgcggggtctccgcatgttcactagATGAATCGAGTAGCAATacaacgctccttgagctgtttggtgggaggaggaagaagggcacggcaagcctgcttcttctccttgtggggTGTCTAGGACTAGtaaggggtccaaccctttgcatgggtgctccggggggtttatataggcctaccccccgggggtacaatggtaatccgactgggcacggggcccagccgtctgtgactgcgctcgccggcttctgcgccggctgctggggccc
This portion of the Triticum dicoccoides isolate Atlit2015 ecotype Zavitan chromosome 7A, WEW_v2.0, whole genome shotgun sequence genome encodes:
- the LOC119327655 gene encoding endoglucanase 19-like; the protein is MDPSRGSLVATVAVLHLLLFAPGMAAAFNYADALAKSIIFFEGQRSGKLPPGNRMPWRADSGLTDGAQYNVDLVGGYYDAGDNLKFGLPMAFSTTMLAWSVADFGKFMGAELPHARAAVRWGADYLLKAATATPGVLYVQVREPGRDHACWERPEDMDTPRSVYRVDANKPGSDVAGETAAALAASSIAFRRSDPAYASRLLDAAMEVFDFADRHRGSYSDSLSSEVCPFYCSYSGYHDELLWAASWLHRASNNASYMTYVEAYGMQLGAGDDDYSFSWDDKRVGTKVLLSRGFLRRKLQGLQLYKAHSDSYICSLVPGTSGFQAGQYTPGGLIYKEGESNMQYVTTATFLLLAYSKYLKSSGATVSCGGGVVSPADLVALAKRQVDYILGKNPAGRSYMVGFGARYPERAHHRGASMPSVRAHPGRIGCDAGFQYLHAGGANPNVLVGAVVGGPDSRDGFDDDRGNYAQSEPATYINAPLVGALAFFAGTTRK